From Marivivens aquimaris:
AAGGTAGAGCGGGCTGAAGATGATCAGCACGTCGAAGCCGAGGTCCGCCAGAACGGTGAAGCCCTTGAGTTTCGCGTTCAGATCCAGCCCCGCGCCGAACTGGAGGCTGTTGCTGGTCAGCGCGAAATAGCCCGTCGCGATCAGTTTGAAATTGCTGGAGTTGGCGACGACGAGCGTCAGGCGGTCGACGCTCGGGAAACCTTCGGGCGGTTCGAAATCGGGGTGGAACCCGCCGATGGAGGCCGCGAACTCCGCCTTGGCCCCCCAGCACGACCGGATCGCGAAACCGCCCGAGAGGGACATGCCCGCGATGACGGAGTCGTGGATAGAGCCCTCCATATCGAACCGCTGCGCGGTCAGGTCGAGCACGCCCGCCACGTCGATATTGATGCTGGCGATCGGCTCTTCGGGCTTGGGCAGGTTCATCCCGATGCTGCCGATGAGGATGATCCGCAGCGGCTCTGGCAGGGTGACGGCCAGCGCGATATCGGCGGTGATAATGGTCGGCGCGCCCCAGCTGAGCTTGACCGTCGGGCCAAGCACATACTGGTCGCGGGTGACGGGGAAGATCGCGGAGGCGTCTTGGAGCAGTTGCGGCCCGTCTTCGGCGGGGTGTTCGGGCGACAGCAGATCACCCGCACGCCCCGCTCGGACCACGTCGAACAGCGCGTCGGTGTCCACATCGCGGTTGATGCCCACGAGGCCGCCGACGCCGAGCAGATTGAACCCGAAGCCGAGCGGAATGGGCGGGAATTGCCCCGACATGAACAGGATCAGCGACCAGCCGTCCTCGCCATCCGGCATTTGCGTGTCGAGGATGCCGAACGCGGTGATGCCGATCGCTTCGACCTGCAAACTAAGAACACCCTGATAGCGGCCGATGTCGGGCAGGCATTCGATGAAACCGCCCCCCGATACGGGGCCCGCATCGACCGAAACGCCCATGCCTGTGGGCGGTACGAATGTCACGCCGGCAAAACTGGGGCCCTCGGACATCACGAGGTCGAAACCGGTTTCAACCCCGATCCCCGTGATCGCGCCGGAAACAGGGCCGATGCTCATGGAGGCGTCGAGCGTGGCGCGGATACGCAAGCCAAAGCCGCCATCGGGCGCGGGGTCGGCGGGGAGGACCGAGATCGTGATCACCTCGAACCGCAGCGCGTCCCCGAAGCCGAGGTCCGTGGGGTAGCGCGCGGTAAAGCCCGTCGCGCCCATCGACAGATAGAACCCGTCCTTCGTCGACCAGCCGGCCATCGGTTTGAAGCCGGTCGTAATGCCTTCGGGCGGCAGAAGGCTGGCAATGAACCCGTCCACGTCACCCGCCGAGAGGGTGAAATCGAGCGTGTCCAGCTTCGCCTCGGTCCGCAGGTCGAAATTACCCGGATCGAGTTTGAGCTTCACCCCCGTGCGGTAATTCGCGGCGTGCATCGATAGAGGCCCGAACTGGTAGGTCTCGTCAAAGCCGTCGCCTTGCAGCTCTACCCCGAGATCGACGGGCGGAGCCGCCGCGCCGGTGGTGACGCCGTTCGGAGTGATCGTCATCTGCATCATCTCGACGGCATCGGTCGCGGCCGAGAATACAAGGTCGGTGTTGTTGCCCAGATCGACCGAGGTCTGCCCCTCGCCGTTGATGCTCAGCAGCGCCTTGAGCGATGGTGTTTGGAGGTCGCCCTGAAGCGTCAGCTTGGCCGCCGCAGCGGGATCGACAGACTGGAAAATCGTCCAGATGAGCAGCAGGTCTTCGGGGTTCGCCTCGACATTGGCCGGCAGATTGGCGTTCGCCGCCTCCATAATCTGCGCCCGCAGCCCCATCGCGCCGAGCAGGAAGGCAACGGCAGCAACCAGCTGGGCGGCGTCGAAGTCGGGTTCGCCGAAGCCGAAGGTCTCCTGCACCGCCTCCAGCGGATCACCGATCACATCTGCAATCCGCGCAAAATCGAACTGGCCAGCGGTTCCGGCATTCAGCGCCGCGTCGTTCCCGACACCAATGAAGCACAGCACCTGCCAGACGGCGGGATAGTAGCGCGACAGATAAACCGCGATGAGGTGCTCGGTCACCAGCTTCGCGACTTTTTCTGGAGAGGGGAGGGAGCCGATTGCGTGCGGCAGTTCGCCCCGCAGATCTTGGACAGCGGCGACGAACCTTCTCACCGCTTCGATGGCGTCAATCAACTGCTCCACATCTGCCATGTCGAAGTTCGGATCGTCGAACTGGCTCTTGGCTGTCGCAATCGTCGTGCGCAGACCTGCCACGGCGGTTGCGAAGGTTTCTGCAACGGCTTCGGTCGGAAGCTCGGGCAGTTCGATGCCGCAATCAGTGACGAATTTGCGAAGCTCTTCGGCGCGTTCGTTCAGGGAAACGGTCGTCGTGCTGTCGATGGTGAAGTCATAGACGATGCGATTCTGCGACGGCAGCGACAAGAACGAAAGCGGCTCCAGCAGGCGCTCGATTTCACGGATGAGAATGGCGGGTACAGCTTGGGTCATCGGTAGGCCACCACTTTGCGGTTTGCGACGAGGCGGCGCCCGAGGTGGTCAGGCGGCGATTTGAACTTGAACTCGCAGTATCGGTAGTCGTTGGGAAATCCGACATCGGAGCCCGCCTGAAGCGTCGCAAGCGATTGGCTGGGCGGGAGATATGCGTCGCCGCCAGTGGTTCTGAAATGATCGCTATTATCTGCGAAATTCGGCAACGAAGCCGTCGCGCCAGTGTCATTGATGACCGAAATCGTGATCGTCCAATTCGGATAG
This genomic window contains:
- a CDS encoding DUF6603 domain-containing protein, translating into MTQAVPAILIREIERLLEPLSFLSLPSQNRIVYDFTIDSTTTVSLNERAEELRKFVTDCGIELPELPTEAVAETFATAVAGLRTTIATAKSQFDDPNFDMADVEQLIDAIEAVRRFVAAVQDLRGELPHAIGSLPSPEKVAKLVTEHLIAVYLSRYYPAVWQVLCFIGVGNDAALNAGTAGQFDFARIADVIGDPLEAVQETFGFGEPDFDAAQLVAAVAFLLGAMGLRAQIMEAANANLPANVEANPEDLLLIWTIFQSVDPAAAAKLTLQGDLQTPSLKALLSINGEGQTSVDLGNNTDLVFSAATDAVEMMQMTITPNGVTTGAAAPPVDLGVELQGDGFDETYQFGPLSMHAANYRTGVKLKLDPGNFDLRTEAKLDTLDFTLSAGDVDGFIASLLPPEGITTGFKPMAGWSTKDGFYLSMGATGFTARYPTDLGFGDALRFEVITISVLPADPAPDGGFGLRIRATLDASMSIGPVSGAITGIGVETGFDLVMSEGPSFAGVTFVPPTGMGVSVDAGPVSGGGFIECLPDIGRYQGVLSLQVEAIGITAFGILDTQMPDGEDGWSLILFMSGQFPPIPLGFGFNLLGVGGLVGINRDVDTDALFDVVRAGRAGDLLSPEHPAEDGPQLLQDASAIFPVTRDQYVLGPTVKLSWGAPTIITADIALAVTLPEPLRIILIGSIGMNLPKPEEPIASINIDVAGVLDLTAQRFDMEGSIHDSVIAGMSLSGGFAIRSCWGAKAEFAASIGGFHPDFEPPEGFPSVDRLTLVVANSSNFKLIATGYFALTSNSLQFGAGLDLNAKLKGFTVLADLGFDVLIIFSPLYLQADVHASATIKRGRDTLCSVWLNGQLSGPGPWRAKGNAGIKVLFWDVEVHFDKSFGDAQKSTLPPENVWADHLLERLRMPQSWGAGKTETTHLVLRNCTDRVMPDAPVSLSQDCVPFGLKLDHYGGAAVTGDDKFEVLRIKDEDNAVHNTATKNIARFAPGNFKTLTDNEKLSSPSFEEMESGAVFTTTVDFPMADSVVVDDSEDLIIIDAPEASDDAFAPARRIRPVGTSKLAGNIGPAPKVKPKRKITISDEAYVMTDSTLTISTTQPAPRAVLGKGAVRTTEVSA